In the Ficedula albicollis isolate OC2 chromosome 22, FicAlb1.5, whole genome shotgun sequence genome, one interval contains:
- the PLEKHA2 gene encoding pleckstrin homology domain-containing family A member 2 has protein sequence MPYLDRQNRICGFLDIEENETCGKFLRRYFILDTQANHLLWYMDNPQNLAIGAGAVGSLQLTYISKVSIATPKQKPKTPFCFVINALSQRYFLQASDQKDLQDWVEALNRASKITVPKGGSVPPATEITKPPVVAQAQERKPQVAYKTEIVGGVVVHTPISINQDAGEGSEVAAHPLLRRSQSYIPPSATKPPAGPPVLKSGFCVKQGNVRKSWKRRFFVLDEFSISYYKCEQDKEPLRSILLKDVCKIHECLVKSGDLLMRDNLFEIITSSRTFYIQADSPEDMHSWIRAITAAAQALKTRPREMSFARCSSVARPGGPSVPRPPAEERRGGRDPPAVPGESQGRAGPGARLRHRSEPQQLREKPLAFDLDDESIRTSDV, from the exons ATGCCGTACCTGGACCGCCAGAACCGTATCTGCGGCTTCCTGGACATCGAGGAAAATGAGACTTGTGGGAAGTTTCTGCGGAGGTATTTCATCCTGGACACCCAGGCCAACCACCTCCTGTGGTACATGGACAATCCTCAG AACCTGGCCATTGGAGCAGGTGCTGTGGGATCTCTGCAGCTGACCTACATCTCCAAG GTTAGCATTGCCACCCCCAAACAGAAGCCTAAAACTCCCTTCTGCTTTG tCATCAACGCTCTGTCCCAGCGCTATTTCTTGCAAGCCAGTGACCAAAAGGACCTGCAGGACTGGGTGGAGGCGCTGAACAGGGCCAGTAAGATCACG GTGCCAAAGGGTGGCAGCGTCCCCCCGGCCACAGAAATCACCAAGCCTCCAGTGGTGGCCCAGGCCCAGGAGAGGAAGCCCCAGGTGGCCTACAAAACTGAGATTGTTGGGGGGGTGGTGGTCCACACACCCATCTCCATCAACCAG GACGCTGGGGAGGGCAGTGAGGTGGCTGCACACCCTCTGCTGCGGCGCTCGCAGAGCTACATCCCCCCCTCGGCCACCAAACCTCCTGCAGGGCCCCCCGTGCTCAAGAGTGGCTTCTGTGTCAAGCAGGGGAACGTG aggaagagctggaagcGGCGGTTCTTCGTCCTGGATGAGTTTTCCATCAGTTACTACAAGTGTGAGCAG gaCAAGGAGCCTCTGCGTTCCATCCTCCTGAAGGATGTTTGCAAGATCCACGAGTGCCTGGTCAAGTCTGG TGACCTCCTGATGCGAGACAACCTCTTTGAAATCATAACGAGCTCCAGGACCTTCTACATCCAG GCAGACAGCCCCGAGGACATGCACAGCTGGATCCGCGCCATCACCGCGGCAGCGCAGGCCCTGAAAACGCGCCCCCGG GAGATGTCCTTTGCGAGGTGCAGCTCGGTGGCCCGGCCCGGGGGCCCCTCGGTGCCGCGGCCGCCGGCGGAggagcggcgggg gggcagggaccCGCCGGCCGTGCCCGGGGAGAGccagggccgggccgggcccggcGCGCGCCTGCGGCACCGCTCGGAGCCGCAGCAGCTCCGGGAGAAGCCGCTCGCCTTCGACCTGGACGACGAGAGCATCCGCACCTCGGACGTGTGA